The proteins below come from a single Garra rufa chromosome 3, GarRuf1.0, whole genome shotgun sequence genomic window:
- the LOC141330846 gene encoding serine/threonine-protein kinase pim-2-like: MGQRGTKVSPMTVDEVYEPHLSTPPKPSTNMAVQHPHPRDETPVGAGGGGEEEGGGVGEEGGEVGEVVDKEKERKEEEKRKEEEEKERKEEKERKEEKERKEEEERKEEKEKERKDAERVEEKRKSRKWWQRLNSFFRAAKKQPPESSSGQGEVEQQKDEGEKRTVAGAGRSSDDYIFSRYTVGDQLGKGGFGVVYEGRRLYDDRKVALKYVSKTKSTACIFIPDHPNPLPKEIALTILANRGPSVPEIIRLLDWTDHPDHFVLILECPSPCENLLQFIRRHGRSLSERTTRQIMWQAAHAANICCLRGVLHRDIKLENLLINRETFRVKLIDFGCGDILRSSSYKSYCGTAAYAPPEYRRRRKYYGKPATVWSLGVVMFALLCGRFPCDYDLFLLQNKRCSKPGLSKECCRLLRALLRENPSRRIDLGKILSHNWFKLCVLRAAVGDASIPPLAFASCGVSRPRVASCALA; this comes from the exons ATGGGACAGCGAGGAACAAAAGTCAGTCCGATGACAGTTGACGAGGTGTACGAACCACATCTTAGTACACCCCCAAAACCCAGCACCAACATGGCGGTTCAACATCCTCATCCCCGCGATGAGACCCCTGTTGGtgctggaggaggaggagaagaggaAGGAGGAGGAGTAGGAGAGGAGGGAGGAGAAGTAGGAGAGGTAGTAGATAAGGAGAAGGAGAGGAAAGAGGAGGAGAAGaggaaagaggaggaggagaaggagaggaaaGAGGAGAAGGAGAGGAAGGAGGAAAAGGAGaggaaagaggaggaggagaggaaggaggagaaggagaaaGAGAGGAAAGACGCAGAGAGAGTTGAGGAGAAAAGAAAGAGTAGGAAGTGGTGGCAGAGGCTTAACTCTTTCTTTCGAGCTGCCAAAAAACAGCCTCCAGAGAGCAGCTCAGGTCAGGGAGAGGTGGAGCAGCAGAAGGATGAGGGAGAGAAGAGGACGGTGGCAGGGGCTGGAAGAAGTAGTGATG actACATCTTCAGCCGCTACACCGTTGGCGATCAGCTGGGGAAAGGTGGATTCGGTGTGGTGTACGAAGGGAGACGTTTGTATGATGATCGTAAa GTGGCTTTGAAATACGTCTCGAAGACAAAGAGCACAGCATGTATTTTCATT CCCGATCATCCAAACCCCCTTCCAAAAGAAATCGCCCTCACCATCCTGGCTAATAGAGGTCCCAGTGTGCCAGAAATCATCCGGCTGCTGGACTGGACTGACCACCCTGACCACTTCGTCCTGATCCTCGAATGTCCCTCTCCCTGTGAGAATCTGCTTCAGTTCATCAGGCGTCACGGTAGAAGCCTCAGCGAAAGAACAACAAGGCAGATCATGTGGCAGGCGGCTCACGCTGCAAACATCTGCTGCCTCCGCGGAGTGCTCCACCGTGACATCAAACTGGAGAACCTCCTGATCAACAGGGAGACATTCAGAGTCAAGCTGATCGACTTCGGATGCGGGGACATTCTGAGGAGCTCATCGTACAAGTCATACTGTG GCACAGCAGCGTACGCCCCTCCAGAGTACCGCCGCAGGAGGAAGTACTACGGCAAGCCAGCGACGGTCTGGTCACTAGGGGTTGTGATGTTCGCATTGTTGTGTGGACGTTTCCCCTGTGACTACGACCTGTTCCTGCTGCAGAACAAGCGCTGCTCCAAACCCGGCCTGTCGAAAG AATGCTGTCGCCTCCTCAGGGCTCTCCTCCGTGAGAATCCGAGTCGGCGTATTGACCTGGGGAAAATCTTGTCCCACAACTGGTTTAAG CTTTGCGTCTTGCGGGCTGCAGTGGGAGACGCTTCCATCCCTCCTCTCGCTTTTGCGTCTTGCGGGGTGAGCAGGCCTCGTGTAGCGTCTTGCGCCTTGGCTTGA
- the LOC141330849 gene encoding serine/threonine-protein kinase pim-2-like: protein MGQRGTKVSPMTVDEVYEPHLSTPPKPSTNMAVQHPHPRDETPVGAGGGGEEEGGGVGEEGGEVGEPPESSSGQGEVEQQQDEGEKRKVAEAGRSSDDYIFSRYTVGDQLGKGGFGVVYEGRRLYDDRKVALKYVSKTKSTACIFIPDHPNPLPKEIALTILANRGPSVPEIIRLLDWTDHPDHFVLILECPSPCENLLQFIRRHGRSLSERTTRQIMWQAAHAANICCLRGVLHRDIKLENLLINRETFRVKLIDFGCGDILRSSSYKSYCGTAAYAPPEYHRRRKYYGKPATVWSLGVVMFALLCGRFPCDYDLFLLQNKRCSKPGLSKECCRLLRALLRENPSRRIDLGKILSHNWFKLCVLRAAVGDASIPPLAFASCGVSRPRVASCALA from the exons ATGGGACAGCGAGGAACAAAAGTCAGTCCGATGACAGTTGACGAGGTGTACGAACCACATCTTAGTACACCCCCAAAACCCAGCACCAACATGGCGGTTCAACATCCTCATCCCCGCGATGAGACCCCTGTTGGtgctggaggaggaggagaagaggaAGGAGGAGGAGTAGGAGAGGAGGGAGGAGAAGTAGGAGAG CCTCCAGAGAGCAGCTCAGGTCAGGGAGAGGTGGAGCAGCAGCAGGATGAGGGAGAGAAGAGGAAGGTGGCAGAGGCTGGAAGAAGTAGTGATG actACATCTTTAGCCGCTACACCGTTGGCGATCAGCTGGGGAAAGGTGGATTCGGTGTGGTGTACGAAGGGAGACGTTTGTATGATGATCGTAAa GTGGCTTTGAAATACGTCTCGAAGACAAAGAGCACAGCATGTATTTTCATT CCCGATCATCCAAACCCCCTTCCAAAAGAAATCGCCCTCACCATCCTGGCTAATAGAGGTCCCAGTGTGCCAGAAATCATCCGGCTGCTGGACTGGACTGACCACCCTGACCACTTCGTCCTGATCCTCGAATGTCCCTCTCCCTGTGAGAATCTGCTTCAGTTCATCAGGCGTCACGGTAGAAGCCTCAGCGAAAGAACAACAAGGCAGATCATGTGGCAGGCGGCTCACGCTGCAAACATCTGCTGCCTCCGCGGAGTGCTCCACCGTGACATCAAACTGGAGAACCTCCTGATCAACAGGGAGACATTCAGAGTCAAGCTGATCGACTTCGGATGCGGGGACATTCTGAGGAGCTCATCGTACAAGTCATACTGTG GCACAGCAGCGTACGCCCCTCCAGAGTACCACCGCAGGAGGAAGTACTACGGCAAGCCAGCGACGGTCTGGTCACTAGGGGTTGTGATGTTCGCATTGTTGTGTGGACGTTTCCCCTGTGACTACGACCTGTTCCTGCTGCAGAACAAGCGCTGCTCCAAACCCGGCCTGTCGAAAG AATGCTGTCGCCTCCTCAGGGCTCTCCTCCGTGAGAATCCGAGTCGGCGTATTGACCTGGGGAAAATCTTGTCCCACAACTGGTTTAAG CTTTGCGTCTTGCGGGCTGCAGTGGGAGACGCTTCCATCCCTCCTCTCGCTTTTGCGTCTTGCGGGGTGAGCAGGCCTCGTGTAGCGTCTTGCGCCTTGGCTTGA